The Arachis duranensis cultivar V14167 chromosome 2, aradu.V14167.gnm2.J7QH, whole genome shotgun sequence genome has a window encoding:
- the LOC107472807 gene encoding putative disease resistance protein At3g14460 isoform X1 encodes MAGSLVGGAFLSGFINVVFDRLLTKDAVNLVLGKKLDPDLVKRLKISLHAAEAVLDDAEYKQLGNESVREWLNDLRDAVYEADDLLDAVLTKEAIQKEGSSYWPDYFLNREREMVDEMERVVTKIEFLEQQKDFLGLQITKDNNILSSSWRESTSLVEGNIYGREDDQQALLKIINDSSESQLSVIPIVGMGGVGKTTLAKWLYNTIEGFDLTAWVCISETFDVVEITRKTIEEITKTTCSLGSLNLLQNKLLEILSGKKFFVVLDDVWSDDADNWKKFKTPFHCGGKGSTILLTTRVKEVASVVQTCSSYFLNELSEDSCWLLFAENACFPESNGNRTLEDIGRQIVNKCKGLPLAVETLGRLLQGKDDAKEWNAVLSSDIWEFPMKNSKIIPALLISYFQLPAYLKRCFVYCSLYPKDYLFEKDELILLWMAEDLLRPPTRGESLKEVGCKCFEELASRLFFKQDLYSYYKMHDLLHDLAIFLAGDFYCSLEEHGKAKDVTTLTRHLSYEDLNHVLSQNFDSITKVKSLRTFLPGSFSINSLFNEVDGDTIDILIKKFKYLRVLSFDSFKNLNFFSFGSFSKLDVLLDSIGELIHLRYLNLSWTDITTLPESLCNLHNLQTLILYECTRLTKLPSGMHNLVNLQHLDLRRTCLEEMPGGIGKLKHLPILDYFVVGRHQDNGIQELAGLSNLHGSFEIKKLENAVDARQARGARMLEKNQINSLLLEWCSDDEMVPNTETLTDILDGLQPQNGLKELKIKGYKGTIFPDWLGGCSYNNMTHVSLESCKNCCMLPSLGQLPSLKSLRIEGFDQLKRIGDEFYKNERDHDSLPTAPFPSLETLEFHNIPCLQEWHVIDPEAFPQLKRLRIKDCPMLKADMLNGVFLRMVSSSTDASKVGKLEIRGDDEKRSNEILPRGDALSIRGCGSLVKSAFNARSIKHLCCLQEVHIYYCLSAVSFPDNCLPKSLQKLTIYWCPKFEFPEQQQHKYDLVELQIEASCDSLTSFSLDAFPNLKNLEIRECRNLESVSMSEAPHAALQILIISGCSKLVSLAGEGLAAPNLTHLNLVFCSKLEALPRDMKSLLPSLHSLQIYGCPNICRLPEGDLPPNLKSLGVGGCEQQMRILSWMGNLDTLAHLTISGIGCVSTIKSYPEVDSLPHLPSLTTLHINNFDNLETLECNELLRLTSLQQLHIEYCYKLENMEGETLPSSLILLQIEGCHLLEEHCKNKHQLIWPKISHIPTIKVNDKQIF; translated from the coding sequence ATGGCTGGTTCACTTGTTGGTGGAGCTTTTCTTTCTGGCTTCATTAACGTTGTCTTTGACAGGCTCCTTACAAAAGATGCGGTTAACTTGGtgttgggcaagaagcttgatCCTGACTTGGTTAAGAGGCTGAAGATTTCTCTGCATGCTGCTGAAGCTGTGCTTGATGATGCCGAGTACAAGCAACTGGGCAACGAATCCGTGAGGGAGTGGCTCAACGATCTTAGAGATGCTGTTTATGAGGCTGATGACTTGCTGGACGCTGTCCTCACCAAAGAGGCGATTCAAAAGGAGGGAAGTTCTTACTGGCCTGATTACTTCCTCAACCGGGAAAGGGAGATGGTAGATGAGATGGAAAGGGTGGTTACAAAGATAGAGTTTCTTGAACAGCAAAAAGATTTCCTTGGTCTTCAAATTACCAAGGATAATAATATCTTGTCATCATCATGGAGAGAATCCACATCTCTGGTGGAAGGGAATATATATGGCAGGGAGGATGATCAACAAGCCTTGCTCAAAATCATAAATGACAGCAGTGAAAGTCAGTTATCTGTGATCCCTATTGTTGGCATGGGTGGGGTTGGTAAAACAACCTTAGCCAAATGGTTGTACAATACCATAGAGGGATTTGATTTGACAGCATGGGTTTGCATCTCTGAAACATTTGATGTTGTTGAGATTACTAGGAAAACCATTGAGGAAATTACTAAAACTACTTGTTCCCTTGGGAGTTTGAATCTGCTTCAGAATAAATTGCTAGAGATCTTGTCGGGGAAGAAGTTCTTTGTTGTTCTAGACGATGTCTGGAGCGATGATGCTGATAACTGGAAGAAGTTTAAAACTCCTTTTCACTGTGGGGGTAAGGGTAGTACGATTCTTCTAACAACTCGCGTTAAAGAGGTTGCTTCAGTTGTTCAGACATGTTCCTCTTACTTTCTTAACGAGTTGTCCGAAGATTCTTGTTGGTTACTCTTTGCAGAGAATGCATGTTTTCCGGAGTCAAATGGGAACCGAACACTAGAGGATATCGGTAGACAGATTGTCAACAAGTGTAAGGGCTTGCCATTAGCTGTAGAAACACTTGGGCGCTTGTTGCAAGGAAAGGATGATGCTAAAGAATGGAATGCTGTTTTAAGCAGTGACATCTGGGAATTTCCtatgaaaaatagtaaaattattCCAGCATTGCTAATAAGCTACTTCCAGCTCCCTGCCTATTTGAAGCGATGTTTCGTTTATTGTTCATTATATCCCAAAGATTATCTTTTCGAAAAGGATGAACTGATCCTGCTATGGATGGCTGAAGATCTTTTAAGGCCACCAACGAGAGGAGAGAGTTTAAAAGAAGTTGGTTGCAAATGTTTTGAAGAACTAGCTTCCaggttattttttaaacaagatTTGTATTCTTATTATAAGATGCATGATCTATTGCATGACCTGGCAATTTTCcttgctggagacttctattgTTCATTAGAAGAGCATGGTAAAGCAAAAGATGTGACTACTTTGACTCGTCATTTGTCCTATGAAGACTTGAATCATGTGCTCTCACAAAATTTTGATTCCATAACTAAAGTTAAATCCTTGAGGACATTCCTGCCAGGCAGTTTCAGTATCAATTCTCTATTCAACGAAGTTGATGGCGATACTATCGATATCTTAATAAAGAAGTTCAAATATTTGAGAGTTTTGTCATTTGACTCATTTAagaatcttaattttttttcatttggcTCGTTCAGTAAACTTGATGTATTGCTTGATTCAATAGGTGAATTGATTCATCTACGCTATTTGAATCTCTCTTGGACAGACATCACCACATTGCCAGAGTCATTGTGCAACTTGCATAATCTACAAACATTAATATTGTATGAATGTACTAGGCTGACTAAGTTACCTAGTGGCATGCATAATCTTGTGAATTTACAGCACCTTGATCTTAGGCGAACTTGTTTGGAAGAAATGCCAGGAGGAATAGGTAAGTTGAAACACTTGCCTATTTTAGATTATTTTGTGGTGGGCAGGCATCAAGACAATGGAATCCAAGAATTAGCAGGGCTCTCAAATCTTCATGGATCATTTGAGATTAAGAAATTAGAGAATGCTGTTGATGCCAGACAAGCAAGGGGTGCAAGGATGTTGGAGAAGAACCAAATTAACAGCTTATTGTTGGAATGGTGTTCAGATGATGAGATGGTTCCAAACACAGAGACTCTGACAGATATATTAGACGGATTGCAACCGCAGAATGGGTTGAAAGAGTTGAAAATCAAGGGATACAAGGGTACAATATTTCCAGATTGGTTGGGGGGATGTTCCTACAACAATATGACTCATGTATCTCTAGAGTCTTGCAAGAATTGCTGCATGCTGCCTTCACTTGGACAGCTGCCATCTCTTAAGTCCCTGCGCATTGAAGGTTTTGATCAGCTCAAGCGTATTGGTGATGAGTTTTACAAGAATGAAAGAGATCATGATTCTTTGCCTACAGCACCGTTTCCCTCACTGGAGACATTGGAATTTCATAACATTCCATGCTTGCAGGAGTGGCACGTAATTGACCCAGAAGCTTTTCCTCAGCTTAAGAGACTTAGAATAAAAGACTGTCCAATGTTAAAGGCAGATATGCTTAATGGCGTATTCTTGAGAATGGTTTCTTCTTCAACGGATGCTTCCAAAGTTGGCAAACTGGAAATACGGGGAGATGATGAAAAAAGGTCTAATGAGATTCTACCTCGTGGGGATGCTTTATCAATAAGGGGATGTGGATCCTTGGTGAAGTCTGCATTTAATGCAAGGAGTATCAAGCATCTATGTTGTCTCCAAGAAGTACATATTTATTACTGTTTGTCTGCTGTATCCTTTCCGGACAATTGTTTACCCAAATCTCTGCAAAAGCTCACAATCTACTGGTGCCCAAAATTTGAATTCCCGGAGCAACAGCAGCACAAGTATGATTTGGTAGAGCTACAAATAGAAGCCAGCTGTGATTCACTGACCTCGTTTTCTTTGGATGCCTTTCCCAATCTCAAGAATCTCGAGATAAGAGAGTGTAGGAATCTGGAATCAGTGTCAATGTCAGAGGCACCACACGCTGCTCTTCAAATTCTCATAATCAGTGGGTGCTCCAAATTAGTGTCATTAGCAGGAGAAGGACTGGCTGCACCCAACTTGACTCATCTCAACCTCGTATTCTGCTCGAAGTTGGAGGCATTACCACGTGACATGAAGAGTCTACTCCCAAGTTTACACTCTCTCCAGATATATGGTTGCCCAAACATTTGCAGGTTGCCAGAGGGTGATTTGCCGCCTAACTTGAAATCTCTTGGTGTGGGAGGTTGCGAGCAACAAATGAGGATTCTATCATGGATGGGCAACTTGGACACCCTCGCTCATCTCACCATTTCTGGTATTGGGTGTGTGAGCACAATAAAGTCATACCCCGAGGTGGATTCCCTGCCTCATCTACCCTCCCTTACCACTCTACATATCAACAACTTTGATAATCTAGAGACATTGGAGTGCAACGAGCTTCTCCGCCTCACCTCCCTTCAACAATTGCACATTGAGTACTGCTACAAGCTGGAGAATATGGAAGGAGAAACTCTGCCTTCCTCTCTCATCCTACTTCAAATTGAAGGGTGTCATTTGCTAGAAGAACACTGCAAGAACAAGCATCAACTAATCTGGCCCAAAATTTCCCACATTCCAACCATTAAAGTCAATGAtaaacaaattttttga
- the LOC110277502 gene encoding putative disease resistance RPP13-like protein 1, producing MAGAVVGGAFLSGFINIVINKSLREDVVNRVLGKKLGPGLVERLKISLLADEAVLDDAEYKQLGDERVRDWLNSLRDAVYDADDFLYAVLTKAATQKKVRSLLPSFFLNRHRKMVDNMEGVVSRIEFLVSQNDILDLQKNTKDNNLSSSSSSSWRETTCLMEGNIYGREHDQQALIKTINDSSESQLSVIPIVGMGGVGKTTLAKWVYSVVEGFDLTAWVCISETFHVADITKKTIEEITKTTCSLGSLNLLQNELQKILSGKKFFIVLDDVWSDDADKWKQFITPFHCGAKGSTILLTTRNQEVASVVQTCPSCTLNELSQEYCWLLFAANACFPESNGNPTLVDVGRQIVNKCKGLPLAVETLGRMLRGKDDIEEWNAVLRSDIWEISTKNSKIIPALLISYFQLPPYLKRCFVYCSLFPKDYEFEKNELVLLWMAEDLLRLPKRGESLEEVGSECFEELASRLFFKPAEYRRDRYVMHDLLHDLTIFLAGDFYCRIQELGEQEKKVLTRHLSHFSHRSLCPPITKVSNSIAKLESLRTSLYINDFFSMESGESKFKYLRVLSFYKLDVLPDSIGELIHLRYLNLSRCKINSLPESLCSLYNLQTLILHGCTKLTMLPSGMHNLVNLRNLDLRNTSLEEMPGGISKLEHLHTLSSFVVGNNEDNGIQELGGLSNLHGLLEIKKLENVVDVRQATSARISNKKHIDRLRLKWSSGGDMVSNMQTEREILHSLEPHNGLKELTIRRYRGTIFPDWLGHCSYNIMTRVSLMSCKNCCMLPSLGQLPSLKDLYIEDFGQLSSIGIEFYKNKDNPSLHIAPPFPLLESLEFCDMACWEEWHLPDSKVFPQLKSLQIRDCPMLKGDMLSHVLVRIVSSSMDVSEVRKLEIRQDDKGGFLEMVLSGDTLSFSGCESMVESAIKAMMSINHLSCLQEIEISECSSLTSLPLDAFPNLKNLEIKGCSNLESVSMSEAPHAALQRLSITFCNKLVSLAGEGLAAPNLTHLQVSFCEKLEALPRDMKSLLPSLQSLGIYGCSNICRLAEGDLTPNLKSLHVGICEQQMRDLSWMANFHALTHLEIYGKYCHNIKSYPEVDSLPHLPSLTTLTIRGFPNLETLECNELLRLTSLQQLYISLCSKLENIEGEKLPPSLLLLDVYSCDLLGEHCKNKHQLIWPKISHIPTIQVTRERDFMKRLLLRR from the exons ATGGCTGGTGCAGTTGTTGGTGGAGCTTTTCTCTCTGGATTCATTAACATTGTCATTAACAAGTCCCTTAGAGAGGATGTGGTCAACCGGGTCTTGGGCAAGAAACTTGGTCCTGGCTTGGTTGAGAGGCTGAAAATTTCTCTGCTCGCTGATGAAGCTGTGCTTGATGATGCTGAGTACAAGCAACTGGGTGACGAACGCGTAAGGGATTGGCTCAACAGTCTGAGAGATGCTGTTTATGATGCTGATGACTTTCTGTACGCTGTACTCACCAAAGCCGCCACTCAAAAGAAGGTACGTTCTTTGTTGCCTAGTTTCTTCCTCAACCGACATAGGAAGATGGTAGATAACATGGAAGGGGTGGTTTCAAGAATAGaatttcttgtaagtcaaaatGATATCCTTGATCTTCAAAAGAATACCAAGGATAATAacttgtcatcatcatcatcgtcatcatggCGAGAAACCACATGTCTGATGGAAGGGAACATATATGGCAGGGAGCATGATCAACAAGCTCTaatcaaaacaataaatgacaGCAGTGAATCTCAGTTATCTGTGATTCCTATTGTTGGCATGGGTGGGGTTGGTAAAACAACCTTAGCCAAATGGGTGTACAGTGTCGTGGAAGGATTTGATCTCACAGCATGGGTCTGCATCTCTGAAACATTTCATGTTGCTGACATTACAAAGAAAACCATTGAGGAAATTACAAAAACTACTTGTAGCCTTGGGAGTTTAAATTTGCTTCAaaatgaattgcagaaaatCTTGTCGGGAAAGAAGTTCTTTATTGTTCTAGACGATGTCTGGAGCGATGATGCCGATAAGTGGAAGCAATTTATAACTCCTTTTCACTGTGGGGCTAAGGGTAGTACAATTCTTCTAACAACTCGCAATCAAGAGGTTGCTTCAGTAGTTCAAACATGTCCCTCTTGCACTCTTAATGAGTTGTCCCAAGAGTATTGTTGGTTATTGTTTGCAGCCAATGCATGTTTTCCGGAGTCAAACGGGAACCCAACACTAGTTGATGTCGGTAGACAAATTGTCAACAAGTGCAAGGGTTTGCCATTAGCTGTAGAAACACTTGGCCGCATGTTGCGAGGAAAGGATGATATTGAAGAATGGAATGCTGTTTTAAGGAGTGACATCTGGGAAATTTCTacgaaaaatagtaaaattattCCAGCATTGTTAATAAGCTACTTCCAGCTACCTCCTTACTTGAAGCGTTGTTTCGTTTATTGTTCCTTGTTTCCCAAAGATTATGAGTTTGAGAAAAATGAACTAGTTTTGCTGTGGATGGCTGAAGATCTTTTAAGGCTAccaaagagaggagagagtttAGAAGAGGTTGGTTCTGAGTGTTTTGAAGAATTAGCTTCAAGGTTATTTTTTAAACCAGCTGAGTATCGTCGTGACAGGTACGTGATGCATGATCTCTTGCATGACTTGACAATATTCcttgctggagacttctattgTAGAATACAAGAGCTTggtgaacaagaaaagaaggttCTCACTCGTCATTTGTCACATTTCTCACATCGAAGCTTATGTCCTCCAATCACAAAAGTCTCTAACTCCATTGCGAAATTGGAATCTTTGAGGACATCGTTGTATATCAATGATTTCTTTAGCATGGAAAGCGGAGAATCAAAGTTTAAATACTTGAGAGTTTTATCCTTTTATAAACTTGATGTATTACCTGATTCAATAGGTGAATTGATTCATCTACGCTATTTGAATCTCTCTAGGTGTAAGATTAATAGTTTGCCGGAATCGTTGTGCAGCTTGTATAATCTACAAACATTAATATTGCATGGATGTACTAAGCTGACCATGTTGCCCAGTGGCATGCATAATCTTGTGAATTTACGGAATCTGGATCTTAGGAATACTTCTTTGGAAGAAATGCCTGGAGGAATAAGCAAATTGGAGCACTTGCATACCTTAAGTTCCTTTGTGGTGGGCAATAATGAAGATAATGGAATCCAGGAATTAGGAGGGCTCTCAAATCTTCATGGGTTGTTGGAGATTAAGAAGTTGGAGAATGTTGTTGATGTCAGACAAGCAACGAGTGCAAGGATAAGTAATAAGAAGCACATTGATAGGTTGCGGTTGAAGTGGTCTTCAGGTGGTGATATGGTTTCAAATATGCAAACTGAGAGAGAGATACTCCACAGCTTGGAACCCCACAATGGCTTGAAAGAGTTGACAATAAGGCGATACAGGGGTACAATATTTCCAGATTGGTTGGGGCACTGTTCTTACAACATTATGACACGTGTATCTCTAATGTCTTGCAAGAATTGCTGCATGCTGCCTTCACTTGGACAGTTGCCATCTCTTAAGGACCTGTACATTGAAGATTTCGGTCAGCTCAGCAGCATTGGAATAGAGTTTTACAAGAATAAAGACAATCCTTCTTTGCATATTGCTCCTCCTTTTCCCTTGTTGGAGAGTCTGGAATTTTGTGATATGGCATGTTGGGAGGAGTGGCACTTACCTGATTCAAAAGTTTTTCCTCAGCTTAAGAGTCTTCAAATAAGAGATTGTCCAATGTTAAAGGGAGATATGCTCAGTCATGTATTAGTGAGAATTGTTTCTTCCTCAATGGATGTTTCAGAAGTTCGCAAACTGGAAATAAGACAAGATGACAAAGGAGGGTTTCTAGAGATGGTACTTTCTGGGGATACTTTATCATTTAGCGGTTGTGAATCTATGGTGGAGTCTGCAATTAAGGCAATGATGAGCATCAACCATCTAAGTTGCCTCCAAGAAATAGAAATCTCAGAGTGTTCATCACTGACCTCGTTGCCGTTGGATGCCTTTCCCAATCTCAAGAATCTCGAGATAAAAGGATGTTCAAATCTGGAATCAGTGTCAATGTCAGAGGCACCACACGCTGCTCTTCAACGTCTATCCATTACTTTCTGCAACAAATTAGTGTCATTAGCAGGAGAAGGACTGGCTGCACCCAACTTGACTCATCTTCAAGTCAGCTTCTGCGAGAAGTTGGAGGCATTACCACGTGACATGAAAAGTCTACTACCAAGTCTACAGTCTCTCGGGATATATGGTTGCTCAAACATTTGCAGGTTGGCAGAGGGTGATTTGACGCCTAACTTGAAATCACTTCATGTGGGAATTTGTGAGCAACAAATGAGGGATCTATCATGGATGGCCAACTTCCACGCCCTCACTCATCTTGAAATTTATGGAAAATACTGCCACAACATAAAGTCATATCCAGAGGTGGATTCCCTGCCTCATCTTCCCTCCCTTACCACTCTCACGATACGCGGCTTTCCTAATCTGGAGACATTGGAGTGCAACGAGCTTCTCCGCCTCACCTCCCTTCAACAATTGTACATTTCATTATGTTCAAAGCTGGAGAATATAGAAGGAGAAAAGCTGCCTCCCTCTCTCTTGCTACTTGACGTTTATTCTTGTGATTTGCTGGGAGAACACTGCAAGAACAAGCATCAACTAATCTGGCCCAAAATTTCCCACATTCCCACCATTCAAGTCACTCGCGAAAGAGATTTCATGAAAAGATTGCTTCTTAGGAG GTAA